A section of the Bombus huntii isolate Logan2020A chromosome 5, iyBomHunt1.1, whole genome shotgun sequence genome encodes:
- the LOC126865752 gene encoding zwei Ig domain protein zig-8-like, translating into METMMDAFRLILLLLASSRYFLHPIDGAIRSEKPTNEEERNNIPSSVPVSVKDVLAQTGGNALLPCRFTSPGIVTWIRRKDRQLLTLGTDTHVIDTRFMVISNSPDWTLLIKNVQREDAGLYECQIQTEPVQQRFIRLSITEAYSMIPGGPDLHVKQGSSLRLECQLIASTEAPSFIFWYREGRMINYDDEPGVKVEATKNGSILVVDKVKLSHGANYTCWPSNARPAYIMIHVIEEEEKPAAMHGGDRRNATSKASINVMLIFLTFLGIRTSNRLHPRQTCVT; encoded by the exons ATGGAAACTATGATGGACGCGTTTCGATTGATCCTCCTGTTGCTAGCATCGTCGCGCTACTTCCTACATCCAATCG ATGGTGCTATACGGAGTGAGAAGCCAACCAACGAGGAAGAAAGGAATAACATCCCTTCTTCGGTACCTGTATCTGTCAAGGATGTCCTGGCGCAGACCGGCGGAAACGCTTTGCTTCCCTGTAGATTCACTAGTCCCGGAATA GTAACTTGGATCAGGAGAAAAGACAGGCAATTATTGACGCTGGGTACAGACACTCATGTCATCGACACGCGATTCATGGTTATTTCAAACAGCCCAGACTGGACTCTGCTGATTAAAAACGTCCAACGCGAAGATGCTGGACTTTACGAGTGTCAG ATTCAAACGGAGCCGGTCCAACAACGATTCATTCGTCTAAGCATCACGGAGGCGTACTCCATGATTCCCGGAGGACCAGACCTTCACGTCAAACAAGGATCTAGTCTTCGACTGGAATGTCAGCTGATAGCATCGACGGAGGCACCGAGTTTCATCTTTTGGTATCGCGAAGGTCGCATGATCAACTACGACGATGAACCAGGGGTTAAAGTGGAGGCTACGAAAAACGGTTCGATTCTCGTGGTTGACAAAGTGAAACTTTCTCATGGTGCTAATTACACTTGTTGGCCTAGCAATGCCAGGCCAGCATATATCATGATACACGTAATCGAAG AAGAGGAAAAACCAGCAGCTATGCATGGCGGTGATCGGCGAAACGCTACATCGAAAGCGTCCATCAATGTCATGTTGATTTTTCTGACTTTCCTCGGTATACGCACCTCGAATCGACTTCATCCGCGGCAAACCTGTGTCACGTGA